The sequence below is a genomic window from Daphnia pulicaria isolate SC F1-1A chromosome 6, SC_F0-13Bv2, whole genome shotgun sequence.
CTAATATAATGTCTGCATTAAAGGAACGAGAAAATATCCAGCACATAATATTTACTAACTCAAAGCTAGACACATGTCCTGGACTAAAAGAGGTATACTATactattatttaaaatgttcaaTCCTTTGTTTGCattattgttctttttttttaggttacTAAGAGAGCTGCTCAACTTATTACTGAAACTGAAAGGTATAATAGAAGTGATGCTGTTGACTATAACCTGATGGTTTTTGGAGTACCAAATGTTGGAAAATCATCTTTAATCAATGCTCTTCGTGGAGTCCACATGAGAAAGAAACGTGTACTACAAGTAGCTCCCGAAGCTGGTCTGACTAAGAATGTTCATGAACGAATTCGCGTTTGTAACAGCCCGGCTGTTTACCTTTTCGACACACCTGGCATTATGAATCCAAGGATAGCGACGATGGATGTTGGAATGCGTCTTGCTTCGTGTGGTCGGTTTTGAAATGTTCACACTAAATATAacgaatttaatttattacaacaaatttttttttttactatagcCTCATTTAAAGACCATCTTGTTGGTGAAGAATCGGTAGTGGACTACTTGTTGTTTTGGTTgaacaaaaatgaagaatttggCTACGTGGATTCGCTAGGATTGGAAGCCCCTACTGATAATGTAACTGAATTATTATTCTATATGTGTGTACAAAGGAATTTGCGGAGAAAAATACGACACGTTGAtggtaatgttttttttcccgtcaaaGCACCATGATTATTTAAATACATACTTCTAATTTTTAGGAACCTACAAAGAATATCCGGACTTCAAAAGTGCAGCGCAAAGATTTTTATCTGAATTCCGATCGACAAATTTTGGTAAAATCCTGCTAGATAAAGATTTATTAGACAGTCCGGTTAACATTAGCTGATGGGATATACATTAGAACGGCAAATAAACTAGAATATAATGCTGGTAATTGTTCTTAATCTCTTATAGAATGAAATTTCTTAACCGGTAGTCGAATACAGACAGAGCTCTAAGTCTCCATTACTGCTACCTATAAAGCTTATGCATCATCAATTACAAAATAGTGAACTAAATAGAAGGAGAATTTCGCCTATGAAGTTGGCGCAGTTCTTTCCGACTCATTGTCAAGCTACTGAAATCGATAACGGATAGACTTGGAATGGATGGTACTTTCGGATCTGAGTTTCCTCCGCTAGACGACGACTGGCCATTGGAAAGAGGAGTTGTCGATCTTGAATCCATCGAGTCTTTAACCTGAATTGTGACAGGTTTGCGTAAGAAAGGTCGGAAGGAAGGATTTTGGGTGAAACAAGGTTCAATTTCAAGAATCAATCGATTAGCTCGACGATAAGAAGCGAAAGCTGAACCATCTCCTTCCTCGCCCTCTTTCCCGTCGATCCGGCTCGCGTGTTGCTTCCCTTCAGATCGAAAGTTGCGGTAGGTAGACTGAACTTCATACTTGGTTTTCTTCCGGCCAGGCGCCGGAAGAAGAGACTGGATGTAACTGGCTGGAATGTGACCCACAATTTTATAATATTCGAATAATGCTCTAGCCATATTTCTTCCAGCGCGCTGATCTGTGTGTTCCAAACaggattttttaattggaatttaTCTATTTCATAATTAATCAATCAAATATCTCTTACATCCTTCTTCGTCATAGAGAAGAATATCGGATGAATTAGGTAATTGGAAACCCATCATTGATATGAAAAAGCTGTAGACGTTTACATGTTCTTTCACTGTGTGACTCAAAAAcctggtaataataaaaaggtggTTAGTTTCCAGGTTAGAATTTCTGACATAGCAATTGCCAACAACAAAGAACTACCTCCGTGCCGTGCCAGACTTTAAGTTGTCCTTATTGTACATGCAGTTTCCCATGCAGAAGTCCTCAACCGTCTGGGAATAAATTTTTCCAAACAACAAATGCCGCTCGAACCTTTATCGGAAGTCCAAAGTTAATAACAATAGATTGAATACAATGAAAAGTGTTGGATGAGAAATAAGTAAACCTCAGGAAGTCGTCGTAGGAATTGCCGTATAGAAAGGTTCCCAATAAGGAATGATGAGCATGTAAATCCAAAATGAATTCCAAATTTGAATCCTTTTTAGATTTGCCAATAACAATTAGTTTATAAAGATATACAGTAATATAGAATATAGTTTTCTAAATATTGAACAGGCATACCGGTTGTTCGTCCAAGTGTCGAATAGCATCCATTGCTGCTTTGACGGTCGGATGGAAGTATTCTGAATAATCATTCCAGACCCTATTTAAGTCTGCGCCCACCATCGATGATCTATccgtttaagaaaaaatttaaatactgAATCACACTACATCCTTCTTACAACTGTGGCGGTATAAGTGTAATAATACCTTTCGTTGCCGTTAAACACGCCGTCTGGATTAATCATAGGaatgattttgaattcaataAATTCCCGGAGAGCTCTGGCGATAGGTTCAGAACTCACGAGAAAATCAATCAGCCCTgcgtataattattttaagatCTTAAAATAAATTCAGCAAAGCACATAGTCTGAACTACTTTACCTTGACAAACAATCGATGCAGGAGATTCGCCCGGATGCGAacgacaaataataaaaacagtttTCTTCCGGAGAGGTTTCGTTTCCTCGTCGCTTTCCGTTGCTTGGTTGGTGATAGTCAGTAAATCAACAGGCCGGTTTTGCTGATAAAACagtaataaaatcaattttaaagtTGGTTAATCgattagaaaataaattacaatTGTGTGGCCGATGATTTCACGGTGAATAATGGATGGGAAATGTTCGTCAATTAAGTCCAAATAGAATTGCAGTTTAGAGAAAGAGTACGGATAAGTCAGAGCAACTTGGTAAACATCTTCTTCAACGTCAAAGTTGAGGGCCAAGCTCAGGATGTATCGGTCGCCATGATGCGGAGATTGGTGATAGAAAACTTGCGTTGTCGGCATTCTCTCCCTTGATCGAACAACATTTGGGCAAATAAATTGGCgcaaatttttacaaattctaGTTACCAATGGGGTCGAGTGATGGATTTGATTAGCGGAGTCAACCCAGCGCTAAGTAATGTGGATTCTCTGCTAAAGTTGATAATGTTCAAAATAACCCTCTAAAATGGAGTCAAGATGTCGGAATTAACCTGTGCAAAATTGTACAAGAAAACTCGGGTTCCTTACCTGATCAAGGCGAACATTGTCGATGGTAAAATTGAACCAAAAGCGGTGACGGGGATTGCAAGAATCTGAGCGAACATAGAGGTCGTATTCAAACTCGCTGATGTAGTCCACCCTACCGAGATTTCctaaaaataagtaaagaaaACGTGATAAACCGAcaacttaaaaattacaatagAAATATAAACACTTACCAGATTCAAATGAAGCGTCGAGGCAAAGATGACCTAAAATTTgttcgaaaaaattaaattggtaTTATTCAATTTGTAATTGAATGATGTCCGCAAGCAAACCTTTCTTGGCTTTTCCGGAATGTCCTGGAGGTCTCATTACCATTCGCGTCACGTTGCCGGTTCCGTCTTCTTCGTCGCTCTCCTCGCTTTCTGTAGGGGAGAAACGTGATGGGGTCgaaacaatcaaaaatttaaaaaaataaaacagaaatataaaaatcaaaagccTGTGCAAAGAGAACTAAACGAGACCAGCTTTGGAGAACATGTTGGTATGTTCCAGCGGATCGTACGGGAGCAAACATCCGGCCATGGCAAATCTTTTCTGGTAAATGACGTTGTGCTCGCCACTCGAACGTGTTGAGAAGGACTGTCGGAACTGGTATTAGATCCCTCTTTCGTGAAATATCGAACGTCATCCGATATAATACCACACATCACGACCAGGGGGGATCAAGCGCCGTAGTTTggtaaaattttatattttctttttgcttctcTTGCTGACGTGCGCTGTTGATTTAAGAGGTCCCCATCACGTTTTTCCAAGGGGCCGTAGGCGACGCCGGTGACCAAATGGGTTccagtatttttatttcttttccgtgGGGATTAAGTGCGGCAGTATTCCGAGACATGAGAATCAATAGAATTCTACCTGTTCATACCTTGAGCACGCTATCAATCAACCGGTAGGTAAGGACCTAATGATATCCGGCCTTTGGTTGATGATGTGTTACAGCAAACAGAAATAAGTATAGGCTCAGCTACATGTGAATAGCGCAGCATATGCTCCAATTCACACATATAAAACCAATGGGTTCGAAGGTAGTGGTGGGGTGCAAGTGGTAGGTAGTGCTACTATTTACTGCAGGTGGAGCCAGATGGGTTTTCACTTGCCATGGTCATTACGTTACCAGTGGACTATGACCGATCGTCGAGCATGAGAGTCCACTACTAATAACAGTCTCTACAAATACAGTGAGCGATATGAACAGCTTACCTGCACGATTAGTAGCCATAACTGAACGACTGTTGGGTAATTTAGTACTTGAGCAAATATGGAGTGCAGAGCTAATCACTTTTTCCTTCGACCAACTTAAGCTAAGGCCTTAGTCTTGTGACGAAAGCCCGCAGTAAGTAAACCGATGGTTGCCTAGGTGACGCCCATCAAACAGCAAATAAACTTGTTACTTCGCATGGCAACGCATAAGTTGCCCGGAGGAGAAACGTAAGGTAAGATCCTTATCGTGTGGgaacttaaaaaatttattttgaatattaGCTTGATATGATCCAACTCGGAAGGTGAGATTGAGAGACGAAACACGGGAGTTCTTACACTCTCTCATCCTCCCCAACCGGTCCATAGCCAATTGAAAATAAGAGACGTTCacgatattttcaaaaaaaagggggggggggcaaaaaAAGCGCACACTTCAACAAACAgtgcttta
It includes:
- the LOC124343298 gene encoding mitochondrial GTPase 1-like encodes the protein MKNSVRWQAILPELKKKFRNEFVFPEKKSTQWFPGHMNRGMKQMEAKLKLVDCVLEVHDARIPISGRNPNLTHSFVAAKPYILVLNKCDLIPSEYQPNIMSALKERENIQHIIFTNSKLDTCPGLKEVTKRAAQLITETERYNRSDAVDYNLMVFGVPNVGKSSLINALRGVHMRKKRVLQVAPEAGLTKNVHERIRVCNSPAVYLFDTPGIMNPRIATMDVGMRLASCASFKDHLVGEESVVDYLLFWLNKNEEFGYVDSLGLEAPTDNVTELLFYMCVQRNLRRKIRHVDGTYKEYPDFKSAAQRFLSEFRSTNFGKILLDKDLLDSPVNIS
- the LOC124343205 gene encoding cytosolic carboxypeptidase 6-like isoform X1; this encodes MAGCLLPYDPLEHTNMFSKAESEESDEEDGTGNVTRMVMRPPGHSGKAKKGHLCLDASFESGNLGRVDYISEFEYDLYVRSDSCNPRHRFWFNFTIDNVRLDQRVILNIINFSRESTLLSAGLTPLIKSITRPHWERMPTTQVFYHQSPHHGDRYILSLALNFDVEEDVYQVALTYPYSFSKLQFYLDLIDEHFPSIIHREIIGHTIQNRPVDLLTITNQATESDEETKPLRKKTVFIICRSHPGESPASIVCQGLIDFLVSSEPIARALREFIEFKIIPMINPDGVFNGNERSSMVGADLNRVWNDYSEYFHPTVKAAMDAIRHLDEQPDSNLEFILDLHAHHSLLGTFLYGNSYDDFLRFERHLLFGKIYSQTVEDFCMGNCMYNKDNLKSGTARRFLSHTVKEHVNVYSFFISMMGFQLPNSSDILLYDEEGYQRAGRNMARALFEYYKIVGHIPASYIQSLLPAPGRKKTKYEVQSTYRNFRSEGKQHASRIDGKEGEEGDGSAFASYRRANRLILEIEPCFTQNPSFRPFLRKPVTIQVKDSMDSRSTTPLSNGQSSSSGGNSDPKVPSIPSLSVIDFSSLTMSRKELRQLHRRNSPSI
- the LOC124343205 gene encoding cytosolic carboxypeptidase 6-like isoform X2, with translation MATNRAESEESDEEDGTGNVTRMVMRPPGHSGKAKKGHLCLDASFESGNLGRVDYISEFEYDLYVRSDSCNPRHRFWFNFTIDNVRLDQRVILNIINFSRESTLLSAGLTPLIKSITRPHWERMPTTQVFYHQSPHHGDRYILSLALNFDVEEDVYQVALTYPYSFSKLQFYLDLIDEHFPSIIHREIIGHTIQNRPVDLLTITNQATESDEETKPLRKKTVFIICRSHPGESPASIVCQGLIDFLVSSEPIARALREFIEFKIIPMINPDGVFNGNERSSMVGADLNRVWNDYSEYFHPTVKAAMDAIRHLDEQPDSNLEFILDLHAHHSLLGTFLYGNSYDDFLRFERHLLFGKIYSQTVEDFCMGNCMYNKDNLKSGTARRFLSHTVKEHVNVYSFFISMMGFQLPNSSDILLYDEEGYQRAGRNMARALFEYYKIVGHIPASYIQSLLPAPGRKKTKYEVQSTYRNFRSEGKQHASRIDGKEGEEGDGSAFASYRRANRLILEIEPCFTQNPSFRPFLRKPVTIQVKDSMDSRSTTPLSNGQSSSSGGNSDPKVPSIPSLSVIDFSSLTMSRKELRQLHRRNSPSI